The genomic DNA TGATGGTGGGCAGGATCATGATGCCCAGCAGTACGGCAGCGGCCAGAAGCGACAGGCCGCGGCCCGGCATATTGTCGCGAATAAACGGCACGATCATCACCAGGCCGAAGAAGCCGTAGACAACCGACGGGATGCCCGCCAAGAGCTCTACGCCCGGCTTGAGGAACGCCGCGATCTTGCCGCTGGCGAACCGCGACAGGAAGATGGCGCACAAAAGCCCCGTAGGAACGCCGACCAGGATGGCGCCGGCGGTCACGTAGATGCTGCCCACGATCATCGGGAAGATGCCGTAGATATCGTTGGCGGGACGCCACGTAGTGCCGAAAAGAAACTCGGGAAGGCCGATCTGCGCGATGGCCGGCACGCCGTTCGCGAAGAGAAAGACGCAGATGAGAGCCACCGCGAGGACCGATATCCCCGCGGCGGCCACGAACAGCGCCTTCGCTATGCCCTCTTTGATGTGCAGGTGGAACATGTACACTCCTTGGTCTGGCTATGTCAGCGAGAGGCGCCGAGGCGGGGTGCATCGGCGCCTCGCAGCGTCGAGCGCTTCCGGCGGCTGTTAAGCCGACGGAACAACATCTTCCCACGTGGTCAGCTCGCCGGTGTAGATGCCCTTCACCTGGTCGGACGTAAGCTCGTCGATGGAGGCATCCGGGTTCACGATAACCGCGATGCCGTCCTGGGCGATGACCGTGGCCTTCACGCCGCTCTCGGAGTCCTTGAGCTCGCGGGAGACCATGCCGATGTCGCAGGTTCCCTCGGTGGCCATGTTCACGCCGGTGGTGGAGTCGGACTGGTTGACCTCGATGGCGACGTCGGGATTGAGAGCCTTGTACGCCTCGGCCAGCTTCTCCATGACCGGGGTTACGGACGAGGAACCGGCGATGACGATCTTGCCGGACTTGCCGGAAGCCTTATAGGAGCCCGCGTTGTCGGCAACGGAGATGCAACCGTTCTCCTCGACCACCTTCTGACCGTCGGAACTCATGATGTAGTCGATGAAGTCCTGGGCCACATCGGACACGCCGTCCTTCGTCACGATATTGAACGGACGGGCCACCTTGTACGTGCCGCTCTTCACGTTCTCGGCCGTAGCTTCGGCGCCGTCGATGCTGAGCGCCTTCACCGTGTTGTTCAGCGAACCGAGCGATATGTAGCCGATGGCGTTCGCGTCGCCCGCCACGGACGTCATCATGACGGACGTGGAGTTCGTGATGGCGGCCGTGGGAGTGGTCAGATCAACCTTGTCTCCGTTGGCATCCTTTTCCTCGATGCCGAACAGCTCGATGAACGCACCCCGCGTGCCGGAGCCGTCCTCGCGCGAATAGACCGAGACCTCGCCGGACGGGCTGGTCGAAGCCGACGCTCCTCCGTCGGTTGCGCCGCTCGCACCATCGCCGTTGCCCGACGCACAGCCGAACAGCCCGAACAGTCCCAGCGCCAGAACCGCCGCGCTCACCGCCATTGCCAAACGCTTCTTCATCTTCTTCCTTCCTTCGATGCGCTTTGCGAGCGCATTGCTTTCCGCTGAAGCGCGGGCATCGGAGGCCCGCTGCAAGGAACATGATGAAGACGGAGCATCAGAACCGTGTCGGATGCCGGTCAAAAGTCTGTAAAGTTTCGAGAGGCCGTCTTTTTCGTGCCGGCGCTAGATCGACGCAAGACCCACGCCAGGCGTACGCTCAAACCGTGTTGGAAACACTGGCAAGAAATATGGAATCCGCGTTGGAAGCGCGTTGAAAGCGCGCGAGATCGAGGAAGATCCGCGCTG from Eggerthella lenta DSM 2243 includes the following:
- a CDS encoding substrate-binding domain-containing protein gives rise to the protein MKKRLAMAVSAAVLALGLFGLFGCASGNGDGASGATDGGASASTSPSGEVSVYSREDGSGTRGAFIELFGIEEKDANGDKVDLTTPTAAITNSTSVMMTSVAGDANAIGYISLGSLNNTVKALSIDGAEATAENVKSGTYKVARPFNIVTKDGVSDVAQDFIDYIMSSDGQKVVEENGCISVADNAGSYKASGKSGKIVIAGSSSVTPVMEKLAEAYKALNPDVAIEVNQSDSTTGVNMATEGTCDIGMVSRELKDSESGVKATVIAQDGIAVIVNPDASIDELTSDQVKGIYTGELTTWEDVVPSA
- the pstC gene encoding phosphate ABC transporter permease subunit PstC; this translates as MFHLHIKEGIAKALFVAAAGISVLAVALICVFLFANGVPAIAQIGLPEFLFGTTWRPANDIYGIFPMIVGSIYVTAGAILVGVPTGLLCAIFLSRFASGKIAAFLKPGVELLAGIPSVVYGFFGLVMIVPFIRDNMPGRGLSLLAAAVLLGIMILPTIITVAQSALDAVPKKYYEGALALGADHERSVFRVIVPAAVSGIMAGIVLGVGRAIGETMAVIMVAGNQPIVPESIFEGVRTMTANIVLEMGYAADLHRGALVATGVVLFVFILLITMLFNVIKKRGETR